ACTTTTTCCTTTACTTCATCAGGAGTCAAATTTGGATCAAAATATTTTTCTGGTCGCAGTGGGTTGTTATTGTATAATGGCGGATAGACCCTAAATTTCCCGCTAAAATGTAGATATGACATACACACTCACCTACTCCATTTTATTCCCTAGTCTGGAAATATCATATTCAAATGCATCTGGAAATTTATCGTAGTGTCTAGGAATAACCACAGAAGGATCTAGAGAATTTTTTGGTCTTTCCTGTTCTCTTTGAGGATCCCTATGCCAATTCTCAGGGTATGTCCATGGCCTAACATCAATTACACCTGGTTCTTCTTTCTCCCCTGGCGAGGCATTCTCATTGATACCATATGGGTATCCGATGCCGCACCATGGTGATAACATCGTCTTTATTCCTACGACTATGAATGGAGACGTGGATCCTAAAGCCATTGTGTCTTTCTCGTACCCGTATACGAGTTCAGGATTTAGTCGATATTCATATTCTTTTCCTTTCCGCAATTGCCATGCGGCGAAAAGTCTATCTACATTTGAGTGTATGAGAAATACAAATGGATCCCTGAAGGCTGTATGCGGATCACCAATGGATCCACCAATATACATGTGAGCATAATCGTGGACGTTCTCAAGTTTAGTTCTCATTTCGTTGTAACTTGCGGATTCAATTATTTCTTTATCGGAGTGGAATTTGGCTCGTCTTTCTTTGGTTATGTAATCCTTTAGGGTACCTTTCTTTTTTTGTCTTGTCAAGGCAATAGGAGGATCCGCAGGATTGTCATGGTCTCCGTGTATTGATGCAGATTCTATTCCACGATAGTTATTGCCATTTGGATAGTGATCATAAAAGCCTGCGCTAAGCCACGGTTCTCCAGCGTCTCCTTGTGAACTGCCCATAAATTGTTCGTTAAAAAGTTCTTCCGGATCCTCGTTCCAATCCCAGTAATGGAGTGAAACAGTTTTATCAGCCATTCTTAATAGTCGTTCAAATCTGATACAAAGTTCTCTATGCCATGTCAAAAATGCGGGTCCTCTATGAACATGTGTTGCCTGATGAATTTCGTCTTGTTTGAACCAATAACTAACTCCACCTGAAAAAGGCTTGTCATTTCTATTACCAGGAAATACAAAATCTTCTTTTGTATTTAACGCTATAAACGCATTCCTAAGATTATCTCTTTCACTCTGTGGTATAGTCATGATATTCTTACGTACTGGAGGAACAGTAACATCATTCAAAGTGATTTTCCCTCACTTTTTATTTTATTTCTGTTTTGTAAGTTTAACTTTGGATTGAATATTCTAATAGTATACAAGTTTTCTAAAATATGTTTAACAAAGTTATAGGATTTTTGTAGTAAATCAACCCTTCCGTATTTGGTACCATATGTCAGGAGATCCATCTCGATGAATATTAACATGATCATTTATAAGATTTTACAATAATTTGCAATAGTCTGCAATATACATATATGGCAATAATAGAATTGCGGAAGACAATGAAAGAAATAAAAAATGGTCAATCTGTCTGAAATTTCAAAATTTCTATCGCCTTTTCTTTGAATGAATTATTGGCCTGAACTCTTAGAATCGAATTCTAATCTTTATTTTTAAATTGTGGTGATTATTGGCAATATTTAGAAATATTAAAAAGAGGGATAAAATAAGAAGTCTTCATTAGAATG
This Candidatus Nitrosocosmicus oleophilus DNA region includes the following protein-coding sequences:
- a CDS encoding tyrosinase family protein — translated: MNDVTVPPVRKNIMTIPQSERDNLRNAFIALNTKEDFVFPGNRNDKPFSGGVSYWFKQDEIHQATHVHRGPAFLTWHRELCIRFERLLRMADKTVSLHYWDWNEDPEELFNEQFMGSSQGDAGEPWLSAGFYDHYPNGNNYRGIESASIHGDHDNPADPPIALTRQKKKGTLKDYITKERRAKFHSDKEIIESASYNEMRTKLENVHDYAHMYIGGSIGDPHTAFRDPFVFLIHSNVDRLFAAWQLRKGKEYEYRLNPELVYGYEKDTMALGSTSPFIVVGIKTMLSPWCGIGYPYGINENASPGEKEEPGVIDVRPWTYPENWHRDPQREQERPKNSLDPSVVIPRHYDKFPDAFEYDISRLGNKME